In a single window of the Bacteroides acidifaciens genome:
- a CDS encoding DUF1573 domain-containing protein encodes MKRSLLSIFFLLTVALAAVAQPRISSNKETHNFGQIEWKRPVTVEYTITNTGNQPLVLTNVTTSCACSVADWTKEPIAPGAKGTVKASFDAKALGRFEKSVGIYSNATPNLVYLKFTGEVVQEVKDFTKILPYAIGNIRLDRDEFAFTDVYHGQQPSFTFNIANLSDRPYEPVLMHLPPYLKMEAEPKVLLKGKKGTVKLTLDASQLKDYGLTQTSVYLSRFAGDKVSEDNEIPVSAILLPDFSRMTATDSLNAPAMRISETDIDLSVPLIKKKKASYDILIANAGKTPLIISKLQVFNSSVGVSLKKTVLPPDGMTKLKVTIRKRDVGNKKHHLRILMITNDPMRPKVEINIKR; translated from the coding sequence ATGAAACGTAGTTTACTATCTATATTTTTTCTACTTACTGTCGCTTTGGCAGCCGTTGCCCAACCCCGTATCTCTTCGAATAAAGAGACACACAACTTTGGACAAATAGAGTGGAAACGTCCGGTGACAGTGGAATATACAATAACTAATACCGGTAACCAGCCGTTGGTTCTTACTAATGTCACTACTTCCTGTGCCTGCTCCGTTGCCGACTGGACAAAGGAGCCGATTGCTCCGGGAGCGAAAGGAACGGTAAAGGCTTCTTTTGATGCGAAAGCATTGGGACGTTTTGAAAAGTCGGTCGGGATATATAGCAATGCTACTCCGAATCTGGTTTATCTGAAGTTTACCGGAGAGGTGGTGCAGGAAGTGAAGGATTTTACAAAGATTCTTCCATATGCTATCGGAAATATACGTCTGGACCGTGACGAGTTTGCTTTCACTGATGTATATCATGGTCAGCAGCCTTCATTCACCTTCAATATAGCTAACCTGTCCGACCGTCCGTACGAACCGGTATTGATGCATTTGCCGCCTTATCTCAAAATGGAAGCGGAACCGAAAGTCCTGTTGAAAGGAAAGAAAGGGACAGTCAAACTGACGCTGGATGCCAGCCAGTTGAAAGATTACGGATTGACACAGACTTCGGTTTACCTTTCCCGTTTCGCCGGTGATAAGGTGAGCGAAGATAACGAAATACCTGTCTCGGCTATTCTTCTTCCCGATTTCTCACGTATGACGGCTACAGATTCTCTGAATGCTCCTGCTATGCGTATTTCGGAAACGGATATCGACCTCAGCGTGCCGTTGATTAAGAAGAAAAAGGCTAGTTATGATATATTGATTGCTAATGCGGGAAAGACGCCGCTGATTATTAGTAAACTGCAAGTCTTTAATTCATCGGTAGGGGTGAGCCTGAAGAAAACGGTACTTCCGCCGGATGGAATGACGAAGCTCAAAGTGACGATTCGCAAGCGTGATGTAGGTAATAAGAAACATCATTTACGTATTTTGATGATAACAAACGACCCGATGCGCCCGAAAGTCGAAATCAATATCAAACGCTAA
- a CDS encoding glycoside hydrolase family 2 TIM barrel-domain containing protein, with protein MNKTLLTGLLCCTLTAQSFADQPLEGFTYASVNAPTGNEWESPENLALNKEQPHAYFFSFQNLESARKVLPENSKYWQSLDGDWKFHWAPDPDSRPKDFYRTDFDVASWDVIPVPSSWNIYGIQKDGSQKYGTPIYVNQPVIFQHSVKVDDWRGGVMRTPPTNWTTYKVRNEVGSFRRDFDIPQDWDGREIFISFGGVDSFFYLWINGKYVGFSKNSRNTANFNITPYLHKGKNTVAAEVYRSSDGSFLEAQDMFRLPGIFRTVALYSVPKVHFRDLVATPDLDAAYTDGSLTINADIRNLDKKAVKNYKVYYSLYTNKLYSDENTLVDGVLSPVMEKIEPNGTGRIQTVFHVKAPNKWSAEFPYRYTLVAELKDKKNRTIETVSTIVGFRKVEIKDTPASADEFGLAGRYYYINGKTVKLKGVNRHESNPAVGHAITREMMEKEIMLMKRANINHVRNSHYPDDPYWYFLCNKYGIYLEDEANIESHEYYYGAASLSHPVEWKNAHVARVMEMVHANVNNPSIVIWSLGNEAGPGKNFVAAYDALKKFDLSRPVQYERNNDIVDMGSNQYPSIGWVRGAVKGKYDIKYPFHISEYAHSMGNACGNLVDYWDAMEATNFFCGGAIWDWVDQSMYNYDPKTGTRYLAYGGDFGDTPNDGQFVMNGIVFGDLEPKPQYYEVKKVYQNIDVKAVDLEKGVFEVFNKYYFKNLADDYYLMWSVYKDGKAVQATLIKDINLAPRQRMQISLPYNRTAFKKDAEYFVKMQFMLKDQRPWAGKDFVMAEEQVLVKEATDRPLISEVAAATATGTLKTNMNPDTKKIEIKGEGFDMKFDLQTGSLYSLKYGDETIIADGNGPKLDALRAFTNNDNWFYAPWFEYGLHNLKHKLIEFTTREKEGKMVLNFTVESQAPNAASIKGGTSSGKNSIVELTDKVFGNNDFKFITNQVWTVYPDGSVELQSGITSNRPTLTLPRLGYVMKVPQQYTNFTYYGRGPIDNYADRKSGQFIELHTNTVAGEFVNFPKPQDMGNHEDVRWCALTNQAGQGASFIATDRLSVSALQYSALDLILASHPYQLPEAGDTYLHLDCAVTGLGGNSCGQGGPLVQDRVFAGQHNMGFIIRPVRGKELAAVANVAPAGDIPLSITRTPAGIVELTSARKDAVFCYTIDGSKKVQEYTEPIPLRNGGIVRAWYKDNPDISAVMKFEKIESIQMQVVYASSQESGDGDAANLVDGDPSTIWHTMYSVTVAKYPHWVDLDAGEMKEIKGFTYLPRQNGNNGNIKDYSIQVSMDGKEWGDPVQKGTFANNSKEKRVMFSKPVKARYIRFTALSSQNGQDFASGAEVTILAN; from the coding sequence ATGAACAAAACCTTGTTAACCGGTCTTTTGTGCTGCACCCTCACAGCGCAAAGTTTTGCAGACCAACCATTAGAGGGCTTTACGTATGCTTCGGTGAATGCCCCGACAGGAAATGAATGGGAATCTCCCGAAAATCTGGCATTGAATAAGGAACAGCCTCATGCTTATTTCTTTTCATTCCAAAATTTGGAAAGCGCCCGTAAAGTATTGCCTGAGAACAGTAAATACTGGCAGTCGCTCGATGGGGACTGGAAGTTCCATTGGGCTCCTGACCCGGATTCCCGCCCGAAGGATTTTTATCGGACAGATTTCGATGTGGCTTCATGGGATGTAATCCCAGTGCCGTCCAGTTGGAATATTTACGGTATTCAGAAGGACGGAAGTCAGAAGTATGGAACACCTATTTATGTCAACCAGCCGGTTATCTTCCAGCATAGCGTGAAAGTGGACGACTGGCGCGGGGGAGTGATGCGTACGCCGCCTACTAACTGGACAACGTATAAGGTTCGTAATGAAGTGGGTTCGTTCCGTCGTGATTTCGATATACCGCAGGATTGGGACGGACGTGAAATCTTTATCAGTTTCGGTGGGGTGGATTCTTTCTTCTATCTATGGATTAATGGTAAATATGTAGGTTTCTCCAAAAACTCACGCAACACTGCCAATTTTAATATAACTCCCTATCTGCATAAGGGTAAGAACACGGTAGCTGCCGAAGTATATCGCAGTTCGGACGGGTCGTTCCTGGAAGCTCAGGATATGTTCCGTTTGCCGGGTATCTTCCGTACGGTAGCTCTGTATTCGGTTCCCAAGGTTCATTTCCGCGATTTGGTGGCTACTCCTGATTTGGATGCGGCTTATACGGATGGTTCTTTGACTATCAATGCCGATATCCGTAATTTGGATAAGAAAGCGGTGAAAAACTATAAAGTGTATTATTCACTGTATACCAACAAGCTCTACTCTGATGAGAATACATTGGTGGATGGCGTTTTATCTCCTGTCATGGAGAAAATTGAACCGAACGGAACGGGCAGGATTCAGACTGTATTTCATGTAAAAGCTCCGAATAAATGGTCGGCAGAGTTTCCTTATCGTTATACGCTTGTAGCCGAATTGAAGGATAAGAAGAATAGGACGATTGAAACGGTTTCTACTATTGTAGGGTTCCGTAAGGTGGAAATCAAAGATACTCCTGCATCGGCGGACGAATTCGGGCTTGCAGGACGTTACTACTATATCAATGGAAAAACTGTCAAACTGAAAGGCGTAAACCGCCATGAATCTAATCCGGCAGTGGGACATGCCATCACCCGTGAGATGATGGAGAAGGAAATTATGTTGATGAAACGTGCCAATATTAATCATGTACGTAATTCGCATTATCCGGATGACCCTTATTGGTATTTCTTGTGTAATAAGTACGGCATCTACTTGGAAGATGAGGCGAATATTGAATCGCACGAATATTATTATGGTGCTGCTTCCCTCTCTCATCCCGTTGAATGGAAAAATGCGCATGTAGCGCGTGTGATGGAGATGGTACATGCGAATGTCAACAATCCGTCTATTGTTATTTGGTCATTGGGCAACGAAGCCGGACCGGGTAAGAATTTTGTGGCGGCTTATGATGCGTTGAAGAAGTTCGACTTGTCCCGTCCTGTACAGTACGAACGAAACAATGATATTGTGGATATGGGCTCTAACCAATACCCGTCTATTGGCTGGGTACGCGGTGCGGTCAAGGGGAAATATGATATCAAATATCCTTTCCATATTTCGGAGTATGCCCATTCGATGGGTAATGCCTGCGGCAATCTGGTGGATTATTGGGATGCTATGGAGGCTACCAATTTCTTTTGTGGCGGTGCTATTTGGGATTGGGTAGACCAGTCGATGTACAATTACGACCCGAAGACGGGGACACGCTATTTGGCTTATGGCGGTGATTTCGGTGATACTCCCAATGACGGGCAGTTTGTAATGAACGGAATCGTATTCGGTGATTTGGAACCGAAGCCACAATATTATGAAGTGAAGAAAGTATATCAGAATATAGATGTAAAAGCGGTCGACCTTGAAAAAGGTGTATTCGAAGTCTTCAATAAATATTATTTCAAGAATCTGGCAGACGATTATTATTTGATGTGGTCGGTTTATAAGGATGGCAAAGCTGTTCAGGCGACTCTGATAAAAGACATAAATTTGGCTCCCCGTCAGAGGATGCAAATATCTCTTCCCTATAACCGTACTGCGTTTAAAAAGGATGCAGAATATTTTGTGAAGATGCAGTTCATGCTGAAAGACCAAAGGCCATGGGCTGGCAAGGACTTTGTGATGGCAGAAGAACAGGTATTGGTTAAGGAAGCTACGGATCGTCCGTTAATCAGTGAAGTGGCTGCTGCTACTGCTACCGGAACTTTGAAGACTAACATGAATCCGGATACAAAAAAAATCGAGATAAAGGGAGAAGGTTTTGATATGAAGTTTGATTTGCAAACCGGAAGTCTTTATAGTCTGAAATATGGTGATGAAACGATTATTGCGGATGGCAACGGCCCGAAACTGGATGCGCTTCGTGCTTTTACAAACAATGATAACTGGTTCTATGCTCCCTGGTTTGAATATGGCTTGCATAACTTGAAGCACAAGCTGATAGAGTTTACCACTCGTGAGAAGGAGGGTAAGATGGTATTGAACTTTACCGTAGAATCTCAGGCTCCGAATGCTGCAAGCATCAAAGGCGGCACAAGTTCCGGTAAGAATAGTATTGTGGAACTGACAGACAAGGTCTTTGGCAATAATGACTTTAAGTTTATTACCAATCAAGTATGGACGGTATATCCGGATGGCTCTGTCGAATTGCAGTCCGGCATCACTTCCAATCGTCCCACTCTGACTTTGCCCCGTCTTGGCTATGTAATGAAAGTTCCTCAACAATATACTAACTTTACTTATTATGGTCGTGGCCCGATTGATAACTATGCGGATCGTAAAAGCGGTCAGTTTATTGAGCTGCATACCAATACGGTCGCGGGCGAGTTTGTGAATTTCCCAAAACCGCAGGATATGGGCAACCATGAAGATGTCCGCTGGTGTGCGTTGACCAATCAGGCAGGACAGGGAGCTAGTTTTATAGCTACCGATCGTCTCTCGGTTTCGGCACTTCAATATTCTGCTCTTGATTTAATTCTGGCGTCTCATCCTTACCAGTTGCCCGAAGCAGGTGATACCTATTTGCATCTGGATTGTGCGGTTACCGGTTTGGGTGGTAACAGTTGCGGTCAAGGTGGTCCTCTCGTTCAGGACAGGGTATTTGCCGGTCAGCATAATATGGGATTTATTATTCGTCCTGTTCGTGGCAAGGAGTTGGCTGCTGTTGCCAATGTTGCTCCGGCCGGGGATATTCCTTTGTCTATTACACGTACTCCTGCCGGAATAGTAGAGTTGACATCAGCAAGAAAAGATGCTGTATTCTGCTACACGATTGACGGCAGTAAGAAAGTACAGGAGTATACGGAACCTATTCCTCTTCGTAATGGCGGCATTGTGAGAGCATGGTACAAGGATAATCCGGATATCAGTGCCGTTATGAAGTTTGAAAAGATAGAAAGTATCCAGATGCAGGTGGTGTATGCCAGCAGTCAGGAATCGGGTGACGGGGATGCGGCTAACTTGGTTGATGGTGATCCAAGCACAATATGGCATACAATGTATTCTGTAACCGTTGCCAAGTATCCACATTGGGTAGACCTTGATGCTGGCGAGATGAAGGAAATTAAAGGCTTTACATATCTGCCTCGTCAGAATGGAAATAACGGTAACATAAAGGATTACTCTATTCAAGTCAGCATGGATGGCAAAGAATGGGGCGACCCGGTCCAAAAAGGAACTTTTGCTAATAATTCAAAGGAAAAGAGAGTCATGTTCAGCAAGCCGGTGAAGGCTCGTTATATTCGCTTTACTGCTTTGAGTTCGCAGAACGGACAGGACTTTGCATCCGGTGCGGAAGTGACGATTCTGGCAAATTAG
- the meaB gene encoding methylmalonyl Co-A mutase-associated GTPase MeaB: protein MEHPENGEEYKGLVVNKGIEQPSSVNPYLKRKPKKRQLSVAEFVEGITKGDVTILSQAVTLVESVKPEHQTVAQEVIEKCLPFSGNSIRVGISGVPGAGKSTSIDVFGLHVLEKGGKLAVLAIDPSSERSKGSILGDKTRMEQLSVHPKSFIRPSPSAGSLGGVARKTRETIVLCEAAGFDKIFVETVGVGQSETAVHSMVDFFLLIQLAGTGDELQGIKRGIMEMADGIVINKADGDNLERAKQAASQFRNALHLFPASESGWTPQVLTYSGFYNLGVKEVWDMVYAYIDFVKENGYFEYRRNEQSKYWMYESINEQLRDSFYHNPKIEAMLLEKERQVLSGNLTSFIAAKSLLDTYFDDLSLI from the coding sequence ATGGAACATCCTGAAAATGGTGAAGAATACAAAGGACTCGTTGTCAACAAAGGCATTGAGCAACCTTCGTCTGTGAATCCTTATTTGAAACGGAAACCTAAAAAACGCCAGCTTTCGGTAGCTGAGTTTGTGGAAGGTATAACAAAAGGTGATGTCACTATATTGAGTCAGGCTGTGACACTGGTGGAAAGTGTGAAACCCGAACATCAGACTGTCGCCCAGGAGGTGATAGAGAAGTGTCTGCCATTCTCCGGCAATTCTATCCGGGTAGGAATCAGTGGTGTTCCCGGTGCGGGAAAGAGTACGTCGATAGATGTATTCGGTCTGCATGTGCTCGAAAAAGGCGGGAAGCTGGCTGTATTGGCTATCGACCCGAGCAGTGAGCGCAGTAAAGGCAGTATCTTGGGAGACAAGACTCGCATGGAGCAGCTTTCCGTGCATCCTAAATCATTTATCCGCCCTAGCCCTTCGGCTGGTTCGTTGGGTGGTGTGGCACGCAAGACCCGTGAGACGATTGTGCTTTGTGAAGCTGCCGGATTCGATAAGATTTTTGTGGAAACGGTTGGCGTAGGACAGAGCGAGACGGCTGTTCATTCAATGGTGGACTTCTTCCTGCTGATTCAATTGGCGGGGACAGGAGATGAATTGCAGGGTATCAAACGCGGTATCATGGAAATGGCGGACGGCATTGTGATTAACAAAGCGGATGGTGATAATCTGGAACGCGCCAAACAGGCTGCCTCTCAGTTCCGCAATGCGTTGCATCTGTTTCCTGCATCCGAATCGGGCTGGACACCACAAGTTCTGACATATTCCGGCTTCTATAATTTAGGTGTCAAGGAAGTATGGGACATGGTATATGCGTATATTGACTTTGTAAAAGAGAACGGTTATTTTGAATATCGCCGTAACGAACAAAGCAAATATTGGATGTATGAAAGCATCAACGAGCAACTGCGCGACAGTTTCTATCATAACCCGAAGATTGAAGCGATGCTTCTGGAAAAAGAGCGTCAGGTGTTGAGTGGCAATCTGACTTCATTTATTGCTGCCAAAAGTTTGCTTGATACTTATTTCGATGATTTATCTTTAATCTAG